In Lentimicrobium sp. L6, one genomic interval encodes:
- a CDS encoding mechanosensitive ion channel family protein, with translation MENLDSMNSYWDQYSPLLVEYGTSLIGALLVLVLGLWIAKMITGSIKKMMLKSKMDDSLVPFLTSLVGTILKILVVISALGMLGIEMTSFIAILGAAGLAIGMALSGTLQNFAGGVMILIFKPFKVGDFITAQGHSGTVKEIQIFNTILNTPDNKIIIIPNGGLSTNSMINFSAMETRRVDWTFGIAYGDDVDKAEAVLQKLIDADKRILKDPASFIAVSELADSSVNFVVRAWVNAADYWGVYFDMNKAVYKTFDKEGLSIPFPQMDVHLDK, from the coding sequence ATGGAAAATTTAGACTCTATGAATTCTTATTGGGATCAATACAGCCCACTGTTGGTAGAATACGGAACTTCACTAATTGGAGCCTTACTGGTTCTTGTCCTTGGTCTTTGGATAGCAAAAATGATTACTGGTTCTATCAAAAAGATGATGTTGAAAAGTAAAATGGACGATTCTTTAGTTCCGTTTTTAACAAGCCTTGTTGGCACCATTTTAAAAATTCTAGTTGTAATTAGTGCCTTAGGCATGTTAGGAATCGAAATGACTTCTTTCATAGCCATATTAGGAGCCGCTGGTTTAGCAATAGGTATGGCTTTATCTGGAACGCTACAAAACTTCGCTGGTGGTGTAATGATTCTTATCTTTAAGCCTTTTAAGGTTGGTGATTTCATTACTGCACAAGGCCATAGCGGTACAGTTAAAGAAATCCAAATTTTCAATACTATTCTTAATACTCCTGATAATAAAATCATCATTATACCAAATGGTGGTTTAAGTACAAATAGTATGATTAACTTTTCTGCTATGGAAACTCGTCGTGTGGATTGGACTTTTGGAATAGCATATGGCGACGATGTAGACAAAGCAGAAGCTGTTTTACAAAAGCTTATCGATGCAGATAAGAGAATCCTTAAAGATCCAGCATCATTTATTGCTGTTAGTGAATTAGCAGATAGCTCTGTAAACTTTGTGGTTAGAGCATGGGTAAATGCAGCAGATTATTGGGGTGTATATTTCGATATGAATAAAGCAGTTTACAAGACTTTCGACAAAGAAGGTTTGAGTATCCCCTTCCCTCAAATGGATGTACATTTAGACAAATAA